The following proteins are co-located in the Mus caroli chromosome 7, CAROLI_EIJ_v1.1, whole genome shotgun sequence genome:
- the Nr2f2 gene encoding COUP transcription factor 2 isoform X1 — protein sequence MAMVVSTWRDPQDEVPGSQGSQASQAPPVPGPPPGAPHTPQTPGQGGPASTPAQTAAGGQGGPGGPGSDKQQQQQHIECVVCGDKSSGKHYGQFTCEGCKSFFKRSVRRNLSYTCRANRNCPIDQHHRNQCQYCRLKKCLKVGMRREAVQRGRMPPTQPTHGQFALTNGDPLNCHSYLSGYISLLLRAEPYPTSRFGSQCMQPNNIMGIENICELAARMLFSAVEWARNIPFFPDLQITDQVALLRLTWSELFVLNAAQCSMPLHVAPLLAAAGLHASPMSADRVVAFMDHIRIFQEQVEKLKALHVDSAEYSCLKAIVLFTSDACGLSDVAHVESLQEKSQCALEEYVRSQYPNQPTRFGKLLLRLPSLRTVSSSVIEQLFFVRLVGKTPIETLIRDMLLSGSSFNWPYMAIQ from the exons ATGGCAATGGTAGTCAGCACGTGGCGCGACCCCCAGGACGAGGTGCCCGGCTCTCAGGGCAGCCAGGCCTCGCAGGCGCCGCCCGTGCCGGGCCCGCCGCCTGGCGCCCCGCACACGCCACAGACGCCGGGCCAAGGGGGCCCGGCCAGCACGCCGGCCCAGACAGCGGCTGGCGGCCAGGGCGGCCCTGGCGGCCCGGGCAGcgacaagcagcagcagcagcagcacatcGAGTGCGTGGTGTGCGGGGACAAGTCGAGCGGCAAGCACTACGGCCAGTTCACGTGCGAGGGCTGCAAGAGCTTCTTCAAGCGCAGCGTGCGGAGGAACCTGAGCTACACGTGCCGCGCCAACCGGAACTGTCCCATCGACCAGCACCACCGCAACCAGTGCCAGTACTGCCGCCTCAAAAAGTGCCTCAAAGTGGGCATGAGACGGGAAG CTGTACAGAGAGGCAGGATGCCTCCTACCCAGCCTACCCACGGGCAGTTTGCCTTGACCAACGGGGACCCCCTCAACTGCCACTCGTACCTGTCCGGATATATTTCCCTGCTCCTGCGCGCGGAGCCCTACCCCACGTCGCGCTTCGGCAGTCAGTGCATGCAGCCTAACAACATCATGGGCATCGAGAACATTTGCGAACTGGCCGCACGGATGCTCTTCAGCGCCGTTGAGTGGGCCCGGAACATCCCCTTCTTCCCTGACCTGCAGATCACGGACCAGGTGGCCCTCCTTCGCCTCACCTGGAGCGAGCTGTTCGTGTTGAATGCGGCCCAGTGCTCCATGCCCCTCCATGTCGCCCCGCTCCTTGCCGCTGCTGGCCTACACGCTTCACCCATGTCAGCCGACCGGGTGGTCGCTTTTATGGACCACATACGGATCTTCCAAGAGCAAGTGGAGAAGCTCAAGGCACTGCACGTCGACTCCGCTGAGTATAGCTGCCTCAAGGCCATAGTCCTGTTCACCTCAG ATGCCTGTGGTCTGTCTGATGTAGCCCATGTGGAAAGCTTGCAGGAAAAGTCCCAGTGTGCTTTGGAAGAGTACGTTAGGAGCCAGTACCCCAACCAGCCAACGCGGTTCGGAAAGCTCTTGCTTCGTCTCCCTTCCCTCCGCACGGTCTCCTCCTCAGTCATAGAGCAATTGTTTTTCGTCCGTTTGGTAGGTAAAACCCCCATCGAAACCCTCATCCGGGATATGTTACTGTCCGGCAGCAGTTTTAACTGGCCATATATGGcaattcaataa
- the Nr2f2 gene encoding COUP transcription factor 2 isoform X2 has translation MQAVWDLEQGKYGFAVQRGRMPPTQPTHGQFALTNGDPLNCHSYLSGYISLLLRAEPYPTSRFGSQCMQPNNIMGIENICELAARMLFSAVEWARNIPFFPDLQITDQVALLRLTWSELFVLNAAQCSMPLHVAPLLAAAGLHASPMSADRVVAFMDHIRIFQEQVEKLKALHVDSAEYSCLKAIVLFTSDACGLSDVAHVESLQEKSQCALEEYVRSQYPNQPTRFGKLLLRLPSLRTVSSSVIEQLFFVRLVGKTPIETLIRDMLLSGSSFNWPYMAIQ, from the exons ATGCAAGCGGTTTGGGACCTTGAACAAGGCAAATATGGTTTTG CTGTACAGAGAGGCAGGATGCCTCCTACCCAGCCTACCCACGGGCAGTTTGCCTTGACCAACGGGGACCCCCTCAACTGCCACTCGTACCTGTCCGGATATATTTCCCTGCTCCTGCGCGCGGAGCCCTACCCCACGTCGCGCTTCGGCAGTCAGTGCATGCAGCCTAACAACATCATGGGCATCGAGAACATTTGCGAACTGGCCGCACGGATGCTCTTCAGCGCCGTTGAGTGGGCCCGGAACATCCCCTTCTTCCCTGACCTGCAGATCACGGACCAGGTGGCCCTCCTTCGCCTCACCTGGAGCGAGCTGTTCGTGTTGAATGCGGCCCAGTGCTCCATGCCCCTCCATGTCGCCCCGCTCCTTGCCGCTGCTGGCCTACACGCTTCACCCATGTCAGCCGACCGGGTGGTCGCTTTTATGGACCACATACGGATCTTCCAAGAGCAAGTGGAGAAGCTCAAGGCACTGCACGTCGACTCCGCTGAGTATAGCTGCCTCAAGGCCATAGTCCTGTTCACCTCAG ATGCCTGTGGTCTGTCTGATGTAGCCCATGTGGAAAGCTTGCAGGAAAAGTCCCAGTGTGCTTTGGAAGAGTACGTTAGGAGCCAGTACCCCAACCAGCCAACGCGGTTCGGAAAGCTCTTGCTTCGTCTCCCTTCCCTCCGCACGGTCTCCTCCTCAGTCATAGAGCAATTGTTTTTCGTCCGTTTGGTAGGTAAAACCCCCATCGAAACCCTCATCCGGGATATGTTACTGTCCGGCAGCAGTTTTAACTGGCCATATATGGcaattcaataa
- the Nr2f2 gene encoding COUP transcription factor 2 isoform X3: MPPTQPTHGQFALTNGDPLNCHSYLSGYISLLLRAEPYPTSRFGSQCMQPNNIMGIENICELAARMLFSAVEWARNIPFFPDLQITDQVALLRLTWSELFVLNAAQCSMPLHVAPLLAAAGLHASPMSADRVVAFMDHIRIFQEQVEKLKALHVDSAEYSCLKAIVLFTSDACGLSDVAHVESLQEKSQCALEEYVRSQYPNQPTRFGKLLLRLPSLRTVSSSVIEQLFFVRLVGKTPIETLIRDMLLSGSSFNWPYMAIQ; this comes from the exons ATGCCTCCTACCCAGCCTACCCACGGGCAGTTTGCCTTGACCAACGGGGACCCCCTCAACTGCCACTCGTACCTGTCCGGATATATTTCCCTGCTCCTGCGCGCGGAGCCCTACCCCACGTCGCGCTTCGGCAGTCAGTGCATGCAGCCTAACAACATCATGGGCATCGAGAACATTTGCGAACTGGCCGCACGGATGCTCTTCAGCGCCGTTGAGTGGGCCCGGAACATCCCCTTCTTCCCTGACCTGCAGATCACGGACCAGGTGGCCCTCCTTCGCCTCACCTGGAGCGAGCTGTTCGTGTTGAATGCGGCCCAGTGCTCCATGCCCCTCCATGTCGCCCCGCTCCTTGCCGCTGCTGGCCTACACGCTTCACCCATGTCAGCCGACCGGGTGGTCGCTTTTATGGACCACATACGGATCTTCCAAGAGCAAGTGGAGAAGCTCAAGGCACTGCACGTCGACTCCGCTGAGTATAGCTGCCTCAAGGCCATAGTCCTGTTCACCTCAG ATGCCTGTGGTCTGTCTGATGTAGCCCATGTGGAAAGCTTGCAGGAAAAGTCCCAGTGTGCTTTGGAAGAGTACGTTAGGAGCCAGTACCCCAACCAGCCAACGCGGTTCGGAAAGCTCTTGCTTCGTCTCCCTTCCCTCCGCACGGTCTCCTCCTCAGTCATAGAGCAATTGTTTTTCGTCCGTTTGGTAGGTAAAACCCCCATCGAAACCCTCATCCGGGATATGTTACTGTCCGGCAGCAGTTTTAACTGGCCATATATGGcaattcaataa